One region of Neisseria mucosa genomic DNA includes:
- a CDS encoding butanediol dehydrogenase produces the protein MKAARFYDKGDIRIEDIPEPTVAPGTVGINVAWCGICGTDLHEFMEGPIFIPPCGHPHPISGESAPVTMGHEFSGVVYAVGEGVDDLKVGQHVVVEPYIIRDDVPTGEGSNYHLSKDMNFIGLGGCGGGLAEKIAVKRRWVHPISDKIPLDQAALIEPLSVGHHAYVRSGAKAGDVALVGGAGPIGLLLAAVLKAKGIKVIITELSKARKDKARESGVADYILDPSEVDVVEEVKKLTNGEGVDVAFECTSVNKVLDTMVEACRPTAKVVIVSIWSHPATINVHSVVMKELDVRGTIAYCNDHAETIKLVEEGKINLEPFITQRIKLDELISEGFERLIHNNESAVKIIVNPNL, from the coding sequence ATGAAAGCAGCACGTTTTTACGATAAAGGCGACATCCGCATCGAAGACATCCCCGAACCGACCGTCGCCCCCGGCACCGTCGGCATCAACGTCGCCTGGTGCGGCATCTGCGGTACCGACCTGCACGAATTTATGGAAGGTCCGATTTTCATCCCGCCCTGCGGCCATCCGCATCCGATTTCCGGTGAGTCCGCGCCCGTAACGATGGGACACGAGTTCTCCGGCGTGGTTTATGCCGTCGGCGAAGGCGTGGACGACCTCAAAGTCGGACAACACGTCGTGGTCGAACCCTACATCATCCGCGATGACGTACCGACAGGCGAAGGCAGCAACTACCACCTCTCCAAAGACATGAACTTCATCGGCTTGGGCGGCTGCGGCGGCGGCCTTGCCGAAAAAATCGCCGTCAAACGCCGCTGGGTGCATCCGATTTCCGACAAAATCCCGTTAGACCAAGCCGCTTTGATTGAACCCCTGTCCGTCGGCCATCACGCCTACGTCCGCAGCGGCGCGAAAGCAGGCGACGTGGCATTGGTCGGCGGCGCAGGCCCGATCGGTTTGCTGCTTGCCGCCGTATTGAAAGCCAAAGGCATCAAAGTCATCATCACCGAATTGAGCAAAGCGCGCAAAGACAAAGCCCGCGAATCCGGCGTTGCCGACTATATCCTCGACCCGTCTGAAGTCGATGTCGTCGAAGAAGTGAAAAAACTGACCAACGGCGAAGGCGTGGACGTCGCATTCGAATGCACCAGCGTGAACAAAGTACTGGACACCATGGTCGAAGCCTGCCGCCCGACCGCGAAAGTCGTTATCGTATCCATATGGAGCCACCCCGCCACCATCAACGTCCACAGCGTCGTGATGAAAGAGCTGGACGTGCGCGGCACCATCGCCTACTGCAACGACCACGCCGAAACCATCAAACTGGTGGAAGAAGGCAAAATCAACCTTGAACCTTTCATCACCCAGCGCATCAAGCTGGACGAGCTGATTTCCGAAGGCTTCGAGCGTCTGATTCACAACAACGAATCTGCCGTTAAAATCATCGTCAATCCCAACCTGTAA
- a CDS encoding TonB-dependent siderophore receptor yields the protein MPLSKFRPARLPVAVAAALLSAYSFGAGDGVEQVDLPTVQVKGIGKQTTNNYTIPASSAATGIRLTQRETPQSLSVVTEKQMDDQGLDTLQDVLKQTPGVFHSKMGNNVSGHSEFISRSQAIDSISVDGAPKFLYDGKAIRRGTNNLDSALYEQVVVVRGASGLSNGGMGEPGGTVALERKKPTAKPAVSVEAGVGSWKHYRFVLDANQPLNADNTLRGRAILVSDHGGDYLPNTSRHNHTFYGILSYDIAPQTQWNIGTEIHRFRNTGSSPFSYLTVAGNPRKNQPFKPFAASPRSNASAKWAYGKENSAEIFTSVNHEFENGWALNGNYSHTYGKSDAVSGIAGPFVIYPNYSAKFVAERDQAKYTDQDFSLSLDGDYPLLGRKHEFNAGISYQHNKETLSYYEKDKDRVVPDLRLFDGNFTKLAMPYLRDGFAHMKNLSVYGSTRFKLTDRLALIGGGRFVDWQYHYSSDRNDFADSRHKNKVFIPYLGASYDLNDNLTAYTSYTTIFRPQVRYLDQNGKPLEPQRGKTYEVGLKASGFEGRLNASAAAFINKRDHLGKEIEDEENQRYYYESVNNTTTKGVELSVGGRLSDRWLLNASYAYSKLKDDSGNVVNPSYPAHLFKLFTAYDVTDRLNLGANVNWQSGTNAYDEYQPLTAAGKEALTQRPYATLDLTAHYKIGKSTRIGLDFENVFNKRYRPMPDIHVYGTPRSLTATLKHTF from the coding sequence ATGCCATTATCTAAATTTCGTCCGGCACGTTTGCCGGTTGCTGTTGCTGCGGCACTTTTATCCGCCTATTCCTTCGGGGCAGGGGATGGGGTTGAGCAGGTTGATTTGCCTACCGTCCAAGTAAAGGGCATCGGCAAACAGACGACCAACAACTACACCATTCCCGCTTCCTCTGCTGCTACCGGCATCCGCCTGACCCAGCGCGAAACGCCGCAGTCTTTGTCTGTCGTTACCGAAAAACAAATGGACGACCAAGGTTTGGATACCTTGCAGGACGTGTTGAAACAAACACCGGGCGTGTTCCACAGCAAAATGGGCAACAACGTCTCCGGCCACAGCGAGTTTATTTCGCGCAGTCAGGCGATTGACAGCATTTCCGTGGACGGCGCACCCAAATTCCTTTACGACGGTAAAGCCATCCGCCGTGGCACCAACAATCTGGACAGCGCATTGTACGAACAAGTCGTCGTTGTGCGCGGCGCAAGCGGTTTGTCTAACGGCGGTATGGGCGAACCGGGCGGTACGGTTGCTTTGGAACGTAAAAAACCAACTGCCAAACCTGCCGTCAGCGTGGAAGCCGGAGTCGGTTCGTGGAAACACTACCGCTTCGTCCTTGATGCCAATCAGCCTTTGAATGCAGACAATACCTTGCGTGGGCGCGCTATTTTGGTCAGCGACCACGGCGGCGATTACCTGCCGAACACTTCGCGCCACAATCATACGTTCTACGGTATTCTGTCCTACGACATTGCCCCTCAGACCCAATGGAATATCGGTACGGAAATACACCGTTTCCGCAATACCGGCAGCTCGCCTTTCAGCTATCTGACCGTGGCGGGAAACCCTAGAAAAAATCAACCTTTCAAACCATTTGCAGCCTCTCCGCGCAGCAATGCCTCGGCAAAATGGGCTTACGGTAAAGAAAACAGTGCGGAAATCTTCACCTCTGTCAATCATGAGTTTGAAAACGGTTGGGCTCTGAACGGCAACTACAGCCATACTTATGGAAAAAGTGATGCAGTTTCCGGTATAGCCGGTCCTTTTGTCATTTATCCGAACTATTCCGCTAAATTCGTTGCCGAGCGCGATCAAGCCAAGTACACCGACCAAGATTTTTCTCTGAGTTTGGACGGCGATTACCCACTTTTGGGACGCAAACATGAATTCAATGCCGGCATCAGCTATCAGCACAATAAGGAAACTCTTTCATATTACGAAAAAGATAAAGATAGGGTTGTCCCTGATTTGCGCCTTTTCGACGGAAATTTCACAAAACTGGCCATGCCCTACCTTCGTGACGGCTTTGCCCATATGAAAAACCTCTCTGTTTACGGTTCGACCCGTTTCAAACTAACCGACAGGCTGGCATTGATAGGCGGCGGACGGTTTGTCGATTGGCAATACCACTACAGTTCCGATCGCAACGATTTTGCCGACAGCAGGCATAAAAACAAGGTATTTATCCCCTATTTGGGCGCAAGTTATGATTTAAATGACAATCTGACAGCCTACACCTCCTATACCACCATATTCCGCCCGCAAGTGCGCTATTTGGATCAAAACGGCAAACCGCTCGAACCGCAACGCGGCAAAACATATGAAGTCGGCTTAAAAGCCTCAGGGTTTGAAGGCCGTTTGAACGCTTCTGCGGCTGCGTTTATCAATAAACGCGACCATTTAGGGAAAGAAATTGAAGATGAGGAAAATCAACGGTATTACTATGAATCTGTTAATAACACAACGACCAAAGGCGTGGAATTGTCCGTCGGCGGACGCTTGAGCGACAGATGGCTGCTGAATGCTTCTTATGCGTACTCCAAACTCAAAGATGATTCGGGCAATGTGGTCAACCCTTCTTATCCTGCCCACCTTTTTAAACTCTTTACTGCGTATGATGTTACCGACCGCCTAAACTTGGGTGCAAACGTCAACTGGCAAAGCGGTACAAACGCCTATGATGAATACCAGCCCCTCACCGCTGCCGGTAAAGAAGCCTTGACCCAACGCCCATACGCTACGCTGGACTTGACCGCGCATTACAAAATCGGCAAATCCACCCGCATCGGCTTGGACTTTGAAAACGTGTTCAACAAACGCTACCGCCCCATGCCTGACATCCACGTTTACGGCACACCGCGCAGCCTGACCGCTACGTTGAAACACACGTTCTAA
- a CDS encoding 7-carboxy-7-deazaguanine synthase QueE, producing MKKISVSPENPQYRIVEIFESLQGEGWNTGMPAVFVRLGKCNLACGWCDTDYLKFGMMSLSDILGRLKTYTARNIIITGGEPTIQPHLDTLLDALKAEGYFLCIETNGLKPAPPQIDYVATSPKACYAAKYETNCIAEANEVRIVADGDVVVFCENMERKIRARHYYLSPCEQNGVMNIYDTIRQIGLLNSRPDAPVHWQLSVQTHKWAGIE from the coding sequence ATGAAGAAAATCAGCGTCTCCCCCGAAAATCCGCAATACCGCATCGTTGAAATTTTCGAGAGCCTGCAAGGCGAGGGCTGGAACACGGGCATGCCTGCCGTTTTCGTCCGTTTGGGCAAATGCAATCTGGCGTGCGGCTGGTGTGATACCGATTATTTGAAATTCGGCATGATGAGCCTGTCCGACATCTTAGGTCGTCTGAAAACCTACACTGCGCGCAATATCATCATCACCGGCGGCGAGCCGACCATCCAGCCGCATCTCGATACGCTGCTGGATGCGCTCAAGGCAGAAGGTTATTTCCTCTGCATCGAAACCAACGGACTCAAGCCCGCGCCGCCGCAAATCGACTACGTCGCCACCAGCCCCAAAGCCTGCTACGCCGCCAAATATGAAACCAACTGCATCGCCGAGGCCAACGAAGTACGCATCGTGGCGGACGGCGATGTCGTTGTGTTCTGCGAAAACATGGAACGCAAAATCCGCGCGCGCCATTACTACCTTTCGCCCTGCGAACAAAACGGCGTGATGAACATTTACGACACCATCCGCCAAATCGGTCTCTTAAACAGCCGCCCCGACGCGCCCGTGCATTGGCAGTTGAGCGTGCAGACACACAAATGGGCGGGGATAGAGTAG
- a CDS encoding DUF1304 domain-containing protein: protein MKLLSTLLVLLVAAEHFYIAWLEMTQIPSEKAAEMFKLPYEFMEQKQVQTLFSNQGLYNGFLGIGLVWSRFAAPDNAVYGATILFLGFVLIAAAWGAFSSGNKGILVKQGLPAMLAAAAVLAV, encoded by the coding sequence ATGAAACTCCTTTCCACCCTCTTAGTCCTCCTCGTCGCCGCCGAACATTTCTACATCGCCTGGCTTGAAATGACGCAGATTCCCAGCGAAAAGGCGGCGGAAATGTTCAAGCTGCCTTATGAATTTATGGAACAAAAACAAGTGCAGACCCTGTTCAGCAACCAAGGGCTGTATAACGGTTTTCTCGGCATCGGGCTGGTGTGGTCGCGGTTTGCCGCGCCGGACAACGCCGTTTACGGCGCGACGATTCTGTTTCTCGGCTTCGTGTTGATTGCCGCCGCATGGGGCGCGTTCTCTTCCGGCAACAAAGGCATACTCGTCAAACAAGGTCTGCCTGCGATGCTGGCGGCGGCAGCGGTGTTGGCGGTATGA
- the queD gene encoding 6-carboxytetrahydropterin synthase QueD: MKITKIFTFDSSHMLDGHDGKCQNLHGHTYKLEITVSDDPIRGGPKDGMVMDFTDLKAAVKKHITDPFDHAFIYNGGNERECQISALLEGWNMKTLCLPCRTTAENMAVEMYDRLQNAGLKVCSVKLWETPTSCAEYEGE, encoded by the coding sequence ATGAAAATTACCAAGATATTTACCTTCGACTCCTCGCACATGCTCGACGGGCATGACGGCAAATGCCAAAATCTGCACGGGCATACCTACAAACTCGAAATCACCGTTTCAGACGACCCCATACGGGGCGGGCCGAAAGACGGTATGGTGATGGATTTCACCGACCTCAAAGCCGCCGTCAAAAAACACATTACCGACCCTTTCGACCACGCGTTTATCTACAACGGCGGGAACGAGCGCGAATGCCAAATCTCCGCGCTCTTGGAGGGCTGGAACATGAAAACCCTGTGCCTTCCTTGCCGCACCACTGCCGAAAATATGGCGGTCGAAATGTATGACCGTTTGCAAAACGCGGGGCTGAAAGTGTGCAGCGTGAAATTGTGGGAAACGCCGACATCGTGTGCAGAGTATGAAGGGGAGTAG
- a CDS encoding DUF1543 domain-containing protein has translation MTKLYMFYLGGNAGRSNIEVHDIQFAVCDDYREAIPTLKAAWFGDADKIHIDGWQIVEWVDGYDVDVSDIAEPQGSSENAPHLYFVNVGGYRAGQLAEAHAFGLFVAATPTEVKHKALQTLLTDHVQQHKDNLKDVDNLLLLDRIGNHTIRLTPNPNSKPAEMGFQGYLPI, from the coding sequence ATGACCAAACTTTATATGTTCTATCTCGGCGGTAACGCAGGCCGCTCCAATATCGAAGTGCACGACATCCAATTTGCCGTGTGCGACGATTACCGCGAAGCCATCCCCACGCTCAAAGCTGCATGGTTCGGCGATGCGGACAAAATCCACATCGACGGCTGGCAGATTGTCGAATGGGTGGATGGTTACGATGTTGACGTATCCGATATCGCCGAGCCACAGGGGTCGTCTGAAAACGCCCCGCACCTGTATTTCGTCAATGTCGGCGGTTATCGCGCGGGACAGCTTGCCGAGGCGCACGCTTTCGGACTGTTCGTTGCCGCCACGCCCACCGAAGTCAAACACAAAGCCCTGCAAACCCTGTTGACCGACCATGTTCAACAGCATAAAGACAACCTGAAAGACGTGGACAACCTGCTCCTGCTCGACCGCATCGGCAATCATACCATCCGCCTGACCCCGAATCCGAACAGCAAGCCTGCCGAAATGGGCTTTCAGGGCTATTTACCGATTTAA